Sequence from the Streptosporangium brasiliense genome:
GGAGCACCCCCCAGGGGGTGCGAGCCGTACGGCCACCCCCCACCGAATCCATGAGGTTAACGTGAAATTTCGCGTCATCGCTCGATCTCTCGTCGCCGTGGCGGCCCTCATCCTGGCGATGATGGCCGCGGTCCCCGCCCAGGCCGCCTCGGCCTCCGCCACCTTCGTCAAGGTCGGCGACTGGGGCTCCGGCTTCGAGGGCAAATACACGATCAAGAACGACTCCACCACGGCCCTGACGAGCTGGAAGGTCGAGTTCGACCTCCCGGCGGGGGTGAGCGTCGGATCCTTCTGGGACGCCACGCTGACCCGCAGCGGCCAGCACTTCACCTTCGCCAACGTCGGCTGGAACGGCAGCGTCCCGGCCGGCGGCAGCGTCAGCTTCGGCTTCCTCGGCACCCCCGGCGGGGCGGCCGCCGTACCGACCGGCTGCAAGCTCAACGGCGCCGACTGCGGCGGGAGCGGGGAGACCGCGCCCGGCAAGCCGGGTGCGGTGACGGCGACGGGCGGGGCGAACAGTGTCGCGCTGTCGTGGGGGGCCTCCAGCGGCACGGTGACCGGTTACCGGGTGTATGAGGGCGCGGTGTTGAAGGCCACGGTGACCGGCACGACGGCGACGGTCTCCGGTCTGGGGGTGTGCGAGGCGCACACCTACACCGTCGCGGCCTACAACGGCACGGGTGAGGGTCCCAGGAGCGACCCGGCGAGCGCCACCACGACCGGCTGCACCACCGGGGTCCCCGGCAAGCCGGGTGCGGTGACGGCGACGGGCGGGGCGAACAGTGTCGCGCTGTCGTGGGGGGCCTCCAGCGGCACGGTGACCGGTTACCGGGTGTATGAGGGCGCGGTGTTGAAGGCCACGGTGACCGGCACGACGGCGACGGTCTCCGGTCTGGGGGTGTGCGAGGCGCACACCTACACCGTCGCGGCCTACAACGGCACGGGTGAGGGTCCCAGGAGCGACCCGGCGAGCGCCACCACGACCGGCTGCCCCGACAACCCGCTGCCCAAGCACTTCCTCACCGGCTACTGGCACAACTTCGACAACCCGGCCGTCGAGCTCAAGCTGTCGGCGGTGCCCAACGAGTACGACCTGGTCGCGATCGCCTTCGGTGAGTCCACCACCACCCCCGGCGAGGTCGTCTTCGGCGTCGACCCCGGCCTGTCGGCCTCCCTCGGCGGCTACACCGACGCCCAGTTCAAGGCCGACGTGCAGACGCTCCACTCGCGTGGCAAGAAGGTCATCCTCTCGGTCGGCGGCGAGCTCGGCCGCGTGCAGGTGGCCAGCGCCGCCGCGGCGACGAAGTTCGCCGACTCCGTCCACGCCCTGATGCAGAACTACGGCTTCGACGGCGTGGACATCGACCTGGAGAACGGCCTCAACGCCACCTACATGGGCCAGGCGCTGCGGGCGCTGCGCGCCAAGGCGGGCGCGGGCCTGATCATCACGATGGCCCCGCAGACCATCGACATGCAGTCCACCGGCGCGGAGTACTTCAAGCTCGCGCTGAACATCAAGGACATCCTCACGGTCGTCCACACCCAGTTCTACAACTCCGGCTCGATGCTCGGCTGCGACCAGATGGCCGCCTACTCGCAGGGCACGGTCAACTTCATGACCGCGCTGGCCTGCATCCAGTTGGAGAACGGCCTGCGCCCCGACCAGGTGGCGCTCGGCCTGCCCGCCGGACCCGGCGCGGCCGGCGGCGGGATCGTCGCCCCCTCCCTGGTGAACCAGGCACTGACCTGCCTGGCCACCCGGACCGGCTGCGGCAGCTTCGTGCCGCCGCGCGCCTATCCCGGGATCCGGGGCGCGATGACCTGGTCGATCAACTGGGACGCCTCGAACAACTGGAACTTCTCCAGGACCGTCAAGCCGCATCTCGCGACTCTCCCCTAGGAATGCGCATGAGATTACGTCGCATGGCCTTCGCCGTACTCGCCGCCCTGGCGATGACCTTCACCGGGCTCACCGCCGCCGCGAACGCCGCGCCCCAGGCGGCCGCCGTGTTCGCCGCCCCCCAGTGGCAGGCGTGGACGGCCTATGCCGTCGGCGCCCAGGTGACCTACAACGGCGTCGACTACGAATGCATCCAGGGCCACACCTCCCTGCCCGGCTGGGAGCCGTCCAACGTCCCCGCCCTGTGGAAGGTGGCCACCGGTGGCGGTGACCCCACGCCGCCCAGCGTGCCCGGCAACCTCCGGGTGACCGGCACGAGCTCGTCGAGCGTCTCGCTGGCCTGGGACGCCTCCACCGACAACGTCGGCGTCACCGGCTACAACGTCTACCGGGGCTCGACCCTGGTGACCACCGCCACCGGCACCTCCTACACCGACTCCGGGCTGGCCGCCTCGACCAGCTACACCTACACCGTCCGCGCCCGCGACGCCGCCGGGAACCTCTCCGGCGTCGGCGGCCCGGTCACCGCCACCACCTCCGGCAACGGCACGCCCGGCCAGCCCGGCGCCCCGTCGGTCACCGGCTCGACCGACGGCAGCCTCTCCCTGGCGTGGGGCGCGTCGTCCGGCACCGTGACCGGCTACCGCGTCTACGAGGGCACCACCCAGCGCGCCCAGGTCACCGGCACCACCGCCACGGTCTCCGGCCTGGGCACGTGCGAGGCGCACACCTACACGGTCAGGGCCTACAACTCCGTCGGCGAGTCCGCCCCCAGCGCCCAGGTCACCGGCACCACCACCGGCTGCCCGAACCCCGGCGGCAAGATGGACGGCGCGCCGTACCTCTACACCGGCTGGGGCAACCCGCCCAGCCCGGTCACGGTGATGAACGCGACCGGCATCAAGTCCTTCACCATGGCGTTCATCCTGTCCAGCGGCGGCTGCAACCCGGCCTGGGACGGGCAGCGCCCGCTGACCGGCGGCGCCGACCAGGCGGCCATCAACCAGATCAAGGCCGCCGGCGGCAGCGTGCAGATCTCCTTCGGCGGCTGGCAGGGCAACAAGCTCGGCCCGAACTGCTCCACCCCGGCCGCCTTCGCCGGCGCCGTGCAGCAGGTCATCAACGCCGTCGGCCCGGCGGTGGTCGACTTCGACATCGAGAACACCGACGAGTTCGAGAACTACACCGTGCAGGACCGGATCCTCAACGGCCTGAAGATCGTCAAGGCCAACAACCCGAACGTCAAGGTCGTCGTCACCTTCGGCACCTCGACCAGCGGCCCGACGGCCCCCGGCATCCGCCTGATCAACCAGGCCAAGGCGCTCGCCGTGCCGATCGACAACTACACGATCATGCCGTTCGACTTCGGCGGCGGCGCCAACATGTACCAGAGCACGATCAACGCCTCCGAGGGCCTGAAGAACGCCCTCAAGTCGGCCAACGGCTGGACCGACGCCCAGGCCTACGCGCGGATGGGCATCTCCGGCATGAACGGCCTGTCCGACCAGCAGGAGCAGACCTCTCCGGCGCAGTGGACGCAGATCCGCGACTGGGCCAAGTCCAAGGGCCTGACCCGCTTCGCGTTCTGGTCGGTCAACCGTGACCGCCCCTGCCCCGGCGGCGGCGTCCAGGAGAACTGCAGCGGCATCGCCCAGGCCGACTGGGAGTTCACCAAGATCACCGCCGGCTTCTAGCCGGCCCGGCCCGCACCCCGTGACCGGGGTGCGGGCCCCGCCACCGTGACACCCCTACTCAGCCTCACGAGGCAGGTCATGAATCTTCGGTTGAACCTCAGGAAACTCGCGGCGGCGGCCGTACTGGCGCTGAGCGGGACGATGCTCGCCGCGTCGCCCGCCCACGCCGCCAACATCGCGTCGAATCCGGGATTCGAGAGCGACCTGGCGGGGTGGACGTGTTCGGCGTCCTCGGGTGCCACGGCGGTGTCGTCACCGGTGCACGGCGGGTCGAAGGCGCTGCAGGCGACGCCGGCCGGCAGTGACACCGCGCGCTGTCAGCAGACGGTGAGCGTGAAGCCGTCCTCGTCGTACTCGCTGTCGGCGTGGGTGCGGGGCGGTTACGTGTTCCTGGGGGTGAGCGGCACCGGGACGACGGACCAGAGCACGTGGACGTCGTCGCCGTCGGCCTACTCCCAGCTGAGCAGGGCGTTCACCACGGGCGCCGCGACCACGTCGGTGACGATCCACGTCAACGGCTGGTACGGCCAGGGCGCCTACCAGGCCGACGACGTCGTCCTGGACGGCCCGCCCGGCCAGGGACAGCCCCCCGCGGCGCCCACCGGCCTGACCGGCACGGGCAACGTCACCACCGCCACCCTGAACTGGACCGCCTCCGCCGGGGCGACCGGCTACAACGTCTACCGCGACGGCGCCAAGGTCGCCACGGTCACCGGCACGACCCACGCCGAGAACCCCGGCCCGGGCAGCTACACCTACCAGGTGAGCGCCGTCAACGCGGCGGGCGAGTCGGCCAGGTCCAACCAGGTCTCGGTGACGGTCGGCAACGACACCCCGCCGCCCCCGGCCACCCCGGCCGGGCTGACCGTCACGGTCAGCGGCGCGGACGTCACGCTGCGCTGGAGCGCCTCCTCGAACGCGACCGGCTACAACGTCTACCGCGACGGTGCCAAGGTCGGCTCGCCGGCCACCACCACCTACACCGACCGCCCCGGCGCGGGCGTCCACACCTACCAGGTGAGCGCCGTCAACGCGGCGGGCGAGTCGGCCAGGTCCGGCCAGGTCTCCGCCACGGTCGGCGGCGGCTCGGGCGACCTGCCCAGGCGGGTGCTGGTCGGCTACCTGCACGCCTCGTTCGCCAACGGCTCCGGCTACATCCGGATGGCCGACGTGCCGAACGAGTGGGACATCATCAACCTCGCCTTCGGCGAGCCGACCTCGGTGACCTCCGGCGACATCCGCTTCCAGCAGTGCCCGGCCGCCGAGTGCCCCGGCGTCGAGCCGGAGGCCGACTTCATCGCCGGGATCCGGGCCAAGCAGGCGCTCGGCAAGAAGGTGCTGATCTCGATCGGCGGCCAGAACGGCCAGGTCCAGCTCACCACCACGGCCGCGCGCGACAAGTTCGTCCAGTCGGTGAGCGCCATCATCGACAGGTACGGCCTCGACGGGCTGGACATCGACTTCGAGGGCCACTCGCTCTACCTCAACCCGGGCGACACCAACCTCGCCGCCCCGACCACCCCGGTCATCGTCAACCTGATCTCGGCGCTGAAGACCCTCAAGGCCAGATACGGCGCCAAGTTCGTGCTGACCATGGCCCCGGAGACCTTCTTCGTCCAGCTCGGCTACCAGTTCTACGGCCCCGGCGCGAACGGCTCGGCCGACCAGCGGGCCGGGTCCTACCTCCCCGTCATCCACGCGATGCGGGACGACCTGACCCTGCTGCACGTCCAGGACTACAACTCCGGGCCGATCACCGGGCTCGACAACCAGTACCACACCATGGGCACCCACGACTTCCACGTGGCCATGACCGACATGCTCCTGGCGGGCTTCCCGATCGCCGGCAACCCCGGCAACGTCTTCCCCGCCCTGCGCCCGGAGCAGGTCGCCATCGGCCTGCCCGCCGCGGCCTACGCGGGCAACGGCTTCACCACGGTGGCCGAGGTCCAGAAGGCCTTCGACTGCCTGGCCAAGGGCACCAACTGCGGGCCGTACAAGCCGCGCGGCGTCTACCCGAACCTGCGCGGCCTGATGACCTGGTCGATCAACTGGGACAAGTACAACTCCTTCGAGTTCTCCCGCAGCCACCGGGCCTACCTCAACGGCCTGGGCTGAGAGCCCCTCGCCGCCGGGAGAGACGGACTCCCGGCGGCGAGGTCACCTTCCACCTGCGCGGCCCCCACCGCGCGAAGGAGTGATCGAATGTCGAGAAACCGCATCATGGCGGCACTGGCCGCACTGGCGGTCGCGGGCGTGCTCGCGGTCGTCGTACCGATGTCCTCCGCCTCCGCCGCGAGCTGCGCCACCCCGTGGAACTCCGGGGCCGTGTACACCGGCGGCGCCGTCGCCTCCCACAACGGTCACAACTGGTCGGCGAAGTGGTGGACCCAGAACGAGGTCCCGGGCACCGCCGACGTCTGGGCGGACCAGGGGACGTGCGGCGGCACCACCCCCACCCCGACGCCCACCTCCGGACCGGGCTGCTCCTACCCGAACTGGGTGGCCGGACGGCCGTACGTCACCGGTGACATCGTCAAGTACACCGACGGCAAGTTCTACCGGGCCGAGCACGACAATCCCGGCTACGACCCGGTCATCAGCACGTGGTACTGGGAGCCGCACCCCTGCGGTCCCACCACGCCGCCGACCGACCCGCCCTCCTCGGGCTTCGTGGTGAGCCAGGCGCAGTTCGACCAGATGTTCCCGAGCCGCAACCCCTTCTACACCTACAACGGCCTGGTCGCGGCGCTGAACGCCTACCCCGGCTTCGCGAGGACGGGCAGCGACACCGTCAAGAAGCAGGAGGCGGCGGCCTTCCTGGCCAACGTCAACCACGAGACCGGCGGCCTGGTCCACATCGTCGAGCAGAACACCGCGAACTATCCGCACTACTGCGACGCGAGCCAGCCCTACGGCTGCCCCGCCGGCCAGGCGGCCTACTACGGGCGCGGCCCGATCCAGCTGAGCTGGAACTTCAACTACAAGGCGGCGGGCGACGCGCTCGGCATCGACCTGCTCCGCAACCCCAACCTGGTGCAGAACGACCCGGCGGTGGCCTGGAAGACCGGCATCTGGTACTGGATGACCCAGAACGGCCCCGGCACGATGACACCGCACAACGCGATGGTCAACGGCGCCGGCTTCGGCGAGACGATCCGCAGCATCAACGGCGCCCTGGAGTGCAACGGCAGGAACCCCGCGCAGGTACAGAGCCGGATCAACGCCTACCAGCGGTTCGTCCAGATCCTCGGCACCACCCCCGGCGGCAACCTGAGCTGCTGAGCGCACGACCCCGGACGTCGCCGCGGGCGTTCCGCCCCCGGCCGCCAGGACCGCGCACCGGCCCCTCCTCGCTCACCGGTCCCATCCCGGTCGAGGAGCCCGCACGGCCTGGCGGTCGGTCGCGGCGCGGCTGCGGTAGACCACATAGGGGCGGAACAGGTAGCCCACCGGGGCGGCGAAGGCGTGGACCAGGCGGGTGAAGGGGAACAGCGCGATCAGCAGCATGCCGACCAGCGTGTGCAGTTTGAAGGTCCACGGTGCGCGGACCATGGCCCCGGCGTCGGGCTGCAGGTAGAAGATCCCACGGAACCACGGGGAGACCGTCCGGCGGTAGTCGTGGGCCTGGAAGGCGGCGCTGAGCACCGTGGTCATCAGCCCGGCGAGCAGCGCGGCGACCAGCACGACGTACATCATCTTGTCGTTCTTCGTGGTGGCCATGAAGACCGGTCCGGTGGTGCGGCGGCGGTAGATCAGCAGGGCGATCCCGGCCAGCGTGCAGAACCCCGCGACGCCCCCCACGGCCAGCGCGGCCGCGTGGTAGGCCGCCTCGCTCAGCCCCGCCGCGCTGGTCCAGCTCTCCGGGATCACCAGCCCGAACACGTGGCCGATGATCACGAACAGCAGCCCGAAGTGGAACAGCGGGCTGCCGATCCGCAGCAGCCGGCTCTCGTACAGCTCCGAGGAGCGGGTGGTCCAGCCGAACCTGTCGTAGCGGTGGCGCCAGATCAGCCCGCCGACCAGGAGCACCAGCGTCAGATACGGCGCCACCACCCAGAATGCGATCTCCGTCCAGCTCATCCGCGCCCCCTCCCCGGTGCGCCCGCCGGCCCCACGCGCCTCGCGGGCCCGCTCACCTGTCGACCCCCACGGACTCCGCCGGCGGTCCCTGGCCGGCCAGCCGGGCCACCAGCGCCCGCTCGGCGCCGCTGAGCGGCGGGAGCGTGGCGCACACGGCGTCGATCACCGACCCGTACGGCGAGGCGCACTCGCGCAGCGCCAGCCGGAGCAGCTCCAGCCCGGCCCGGTTGTCCCGCAGGATCGCGGCCCCGTCCGGGGCGAGCGCGGCGAACTCCAGCACCACGGGCAGGTAGTCGGGCAGTTCGTCGCCGCACAGCTCCCACCCGCCGGCCCGGTAACGGACCTTCAACGCCGCCAGCGACTCGCCCCGCCGCCGGGTGTCCCCGTCGACGTAGTAGGTCAGGTAGAGACAGCAGCGGCGCCTGAAGTCGAAGGTCTCCACGTAGTGCGCGGCCAGCCCGCCCCGGTCCACCCGTGCGAGGTGGTCCAGGAACGGTCCGAAGCGGGCGCCCGCCGCCTGGCGGACCAGCGGCAGCCGCGCCCAGAAGTCCTCGTCCGGGTAGGCGAGCAGGTGCGCGGCGGCCTGCCACACCACGCGGTCCGCTCCGTGACCGGCCGGGTGGCCGCTCATCGGTCCTCCCTCTTGGGGAACATGCCCTCGGGGACGCCCTTTCCGTCCCAGTTGAGGAGGTTGACGCGTTCGTGGGTGACCTCCTCGCTCGTCTGGCGCTGCCTGAGCGAGTGGAAGCTCTCGACCGACACCGGCACCGGCTGCCCGGAGGTCTCGCCGAACGGGCCCGTCATGCCGGGGCCGCCCTCGTAGTCGAGGCTGCAGCCGATCTCCTCGACCGACCCGGGCCGGGTGGCGTAGGCCGTCGGGATCACGTAACGGTCCTCGTACCTGGCCAGGGCCAGCAGCCGGTACATGCCGTCGATGTCCTCGCCGGTCAGCCCGGCGCGCGCGCCGATCGACGGGTCGGGCTCCTCGCCGAGGTTGATCCGGCGCATGTGGGAGCGCATCGCGGCCAGCCGCCGCAGCGAGGCCGTCACCGGCGCCGGGTCCCCGGCGGTGAAGAGCTCGGCGAGATACTCCACGGGGATGCGCAGAGTCTCGATCGCGCCGAACAGGTTGCCGGCGTCCTCGCCGTCGTGCCCGCTGCCGGCCAGCGCGTCGACCACGGGCGACAGCGGCGGCACGTACCAGACCATCGGCATCGTGCGGAACTCCGGGTGCAGCGGCAGCGCGATCCGGTACTTCATGATCAGGTCGTGGACCGGTGACCTCCTGGCGGCCTCCAGCCAGTCGTCGGGGATGCCCGAGCGCGTCGCGGCCTCGGCCACCGCCGGGTCCCGGGGGTCGAGGAACAGCGACAGCTGCGCCTCGTACAGGTCCCGGTCGTCGGGCACGGAGGCGGCCGCGGTGACCTGGTCGGCGTCGTAGAGGAGCACCCCGAGATAGCGGAGCCGCCCCACGCACGTCTCCGAGCAGACCGTCGGCAGCCCGACCTCCACCCGGGGATAGCAGAACGTGCACTTCTCGGCCTTGCCGGTCCGGTGGTTGAAGTAGACCTTCTTGTACGGGCACCCGGTGACGCACATCCGCCAGCCCCGGCACCGGTCCTGGTCCACCAGGACGATCCCGTCCTCCGTGCGCTTGTACAACGCCCCCGAGGGGCAGGCCGCGACGCACGCCGGGTTGATGCAGTGCTCGCAGATCCGGGGGAGGTAGAACATGAAGGCCCGTTCGAAGTCGAGCCGCACCCGGTCGCCGATCCGCTCCACCACCGGGTCCCGGGCCGCCAGCGCGGGGCCCCCGCCGAGGTCGTCGTCCCAGTTCGCGCCCCACCGCACGGCCATCGGCTCGTTGCTGATCAGCGAGCGCGGCGGGGCCACCGGGGTGTCGGCCGACAGCGGCGCCGAGGTCAGGTTCTCGTAGTCGTAGGTCCAGGGCTCGTAGTAGTCCTGGATGGACGGCATGATCGGGTTGGCGAAGATGCTCAGCAGCCTGCGCAGCCGGCCGCCGGACTTGAGCGTCAGCCGCCCCTTACGGTCGAGCTCCCAGCCGCCCCGCCACTTCTCCTGGTCCTGGTAGCGGCGCGGGTAGCCCAGTCCCGGCCTCGTCTCGACGTTGTTGAACCAGACGTACTCCACGCCGCTCCGGTTGGTCCACGTCTGCTTGCAGGTGACCGAGCAGGTGTGGCACCCGATGCACTTGTCGAGGTTCATCACCATGGCGATCTGGGCCATGACACGCATCAGTAGTCGACCTCCTGCGAGCGGCGGCGGATGACGGTGATCTCGTCGCGCTGGTTGCCGGTGGGACCGAGGTAGTTGAAGGCGTACGAGAGCTGCCCGTACGCGCCGATCATGTGCGTCGGTTTGATCAGCACCCGGGTCAGCGAGTTGTGGATGCCGCCGCGGCGGCCCGTCCGCTCCGAGAGCGGCACGTCCACCACGCGCTCCTGCACGTGGTACATGTACACGGTCCCGGCGGGCATCCGGTGCGACACGACCGCCCTGGCCACGACCACGCCGTTGCGGTTGGCCGCCTCGACCCAGTCGTTGTCGGCCACCCCGGCCGCCGCGGCGTCCTCGACCGACATCCAGATCGTCGGACCGCCCCGCGAGAGGGTCAGCATGAGCAGGTTGTCCTGATACTCGGAGTGGATCGACCACTTGGAGTGCGGGGTGAGGTAGCGGACCACGATCCCGTCCCGCACCTGCTCGTCCTCGCCGAACAGTGCCACGATGTCCAGCGGCGGTCGGTAGACCGGCAGGGCCTCGCCGTACTCGTGCATCCAGTCGTGGTCGAGGAAGAAGTGCATGCGCCCGGTGAGCGTGTGCCAGGGCTTGCCGTGCTCGACGTTGATGGTGAAGGGCGAGTAGCGCCGGTCGTGCGCCTCCTTGCCCGACCACTCCGGGCTGGAGGCGACGTGGACCGGCCGGGCCTGGGTGTCGGAGAAGACGATCCGGTGGCCGTCGTGGGCCAGCCCCGACAGGTCGGTCCCGGTCCGCTCCGACAGCTGGGCGAAGCCCTGCGCCGCCAGCCGGCCGTTGCTGACGCCCGACAGCGCCAGGACCGCCTCGCACGCCCTGGCCCCGGTGTCCAGCAGCGGGCGTCCCCGGGCGACCCCGTCGCGGGCCAGCCCGTTGCTCCGCCCGAGCCAGGCCACCTCGGCGTCGGGCCTGAAGACCACCCCCTTGACCGGCAGCCCCAGCTTCTCGGTGAGCGGCCCGAGCGCGGCCATCTTCGCCGCGACGGCGCCGTAGTCGCGCTCCACCACGGCCAGGTCCGGCACGACCGGCCCGTCCGGCGGGCGGCCGCCGGGCTGCGCGGTCTCTCCCGGCGTGTCGTGCTGGGGGGTGACGACCACCACGTCCCGGCGCACCCCCAGATGCTCGGCGGCCAGTTCCGAGAAGCGGGCCGCGATGGCGTGGAAGGCGTCGAAGTCGGTCTTCGTCTCCCAGGGCGGGTCGATCGCCGGGTTGAAGGCGTGCACGAACGGGTGCATGTCGGTCGATGACAGGTCGTGCTTCTCGTACCAGGTCGCGGCCGGCAGGACGATGTCGGAGAACAGCGTCGTGGACGTCATGCGGAAGTCCAGCGACAGCAGCAGGTCGAGCTTGCCGTGCGGGGCGTCCGGGTCGGGGGCCGGCAGGTTGGAGCCGGCGCCCAGCAGGTGGTGCAGGAAGTATTCGTTGCCCTTGGCCGAGGAGCCGAGCAGGTTCGAGCGCCACACCGTGAGCACCCTCGGCCAGTTGCGCGGATCGTCCGGGCTCTCGGCCGCGAACCTCAGCCTGCCCTCCCGCAGCTCCCGGCGGGTGAACTCCACCGGGTCCTCGGCCTCGCCCAGCTCCAGCGGGTTGCGGTCGAAGGCGGGCGCCATCGGCATCCAGCCGTTGCGCACCGCCTGCGCCACCAGGTCGGCGGTGTGCAGGCCGGCGAACTCGCCCGGCCCCAGCGGCGAGCACAGCTCCCCGGCGTCGAAGCGGTCGTAGCGCCACTGGTCGGTGTGCAGGTACCAGTACGGCGTGCCCGGCACCTGCCTCGGCGGCCGGGACCAGTCGAGCCCGCCCGCGAGCTGCGCCCAGCCGGCCAGCGGCCGGCACTTCTCCTGGCCGAC
This genomic interval carries:
- a CDS encoding nitrate reductase subunit alpha, yielding MASDVENLLLRTGRFFRRAPANDDPRTLYLVGGREGDSFYRDRWSHDKVVRSTHGVNCTGSCSWKVYVKDGIITWETQQTDYPSVGPDRPEYEPRGCPRGAAFSWYTYSPTRVRYPYARGVLVEMYREARRRGLDPVAAWAEITTDPGRRRAYQAVRGRGGLVRIGWPEATEMIAAAHVHTIKTYGPDRVAGFSPIPAMSILSHAAGSRFVSLIGGAMLSFYDWYADLPVASPQVFGDQTDVPESADWWDAAYLVLWGANVPVTRTPDAHYMAEARYRGQKVVVVSPDYNDAAKFADEWLAIRPGTDGALAMAMGHVILREFFVERQVPYFTGYVKRFTDLPFLVRLRERDGAHVPDKFLTAADLGDTGEGARWKTVLMGADGRPAVPNGSLGFRWTDSGKGRWNLHLDVDPLLTLYGGQAVAVDLPRFDGGAGGVRRGVPVRRVGEHLVTTVFDLMLAQYGVARGGLPGTWPGGYDDPAGPYTPAWQEPITSVPAGRAARIAREMAETAAKTEGRFMIVLGAGTTQWFHGDTIYRAFLSLLLLTGCQGVNGGGWAHYVGQEKCRPLAGWAQLAGGLDWSRPPRQVPGTPYWYLHTDQWRYDRFDAGELCSPLGPGEFAGLHTADLVAQAVRNGWMPMAPAFDRNPLELGEAEDPVEFTRRELREGRLRFAAESPDDPRNWPRVLTVWRSNLLGSSAKGNEYFLHHLLGAGSNLPAPDPDAPHGKLDLLLSLDFRMTSTTLFSDIVLPAATWYEKHDLSSTDMHPFVHAFNPAIDPPWETKTDFDAFHAIAARFSELAAEHLGVRRDVVVVTPQHDTPGETAQPGGRPPDGPVVPDLAVVERDYGAVAAKMAALGPLTEKLGLPVKGVVFRPDAEVAWLGRSNGLARDGVARGRPLLDTGARACEAVLALSGVSNGRLAAQGFAQLSERTGTDLSGLAHDGHRIVFSDTQARPVHVASSPEWSGKEAHDRRYSPFTINVEHGKPWHTLTGRMHFFLDHDWMHEYGEALPVYRPPLDIVALFGEDEQVRDGIVVRYLTPHSKWSIHSEYQDNLLMLTLSRGGPTIWMSVEDAAAAGVADNDWVEAANRNGVVVARAVVSHRMPAGTVYMYHVQERVVDVPLSERTGRRGGIHNSLTRVLIKPTHMIGAYGQLSYAFNYLGPTGNQRDEITVIRRRSQEVDY